The following proteins are encoded in a genomic region of Oryzias latipes chromosome 17, ASM223467v1:
- the LOC101155718 gene encoding frizzled-8: MERMTSAWCVLVTLILHGTRSLAAKELQCQEISVPLCKGIGYNYTHMPNKFHHDTQDEAGLEVHQFWPLVEIKCSPDLRFFLCSMYTPICLEDYKKPLPPCRGVCERAKAGCAPLMRQYGFPWPDRMRCDLLPEQGNHDSLCMDYSSQTTTVSPALAKPTNRPLKPYNKRKGPYGRTFPGKHKPAGSPCEAACSCRAPMVPVSSEGHPLHNRVRTGQIVNCAVPCYNPYFTQEERTFTSFWIGLWSILCFISTFTTVATFLIDMERFKYPERPIIFLSACYMFVSVGYIVRLVAGHEEVACNMWNGAGYIHYETTGPALCTIVFLLIYFFGMASSIWWVILSLTWFLAAGMKWGNEAIGSYSQHFHLAAWLIPSMKSIAVLALSSVDGDSVAGVCYVGNQNLDSLRGFVLAPLVIYLVIGTMFLLAGFVSLFRIRSVIKQGGTKTDKLERLIIRIGVFTVLYTVPATVIVACYFYEQHNRQAWEITHNCTCATEPSKQRPNYAVFMLKYFMCLLVGITSGAWIWSGKTLDTWRTFCRRCCWGSKASASSMYSDVSTGLTWRSGTASSVSCPKQMSLSRV; this comes from the coding sequence ATGGAGAGGATGACCTCTGCGTGGTGCGTGCTGGTTACCCTCATCCTGCACGGGACGCGCAGCTTGGCGGCCAAAGAGCTGCAGTGTCAGGAGATCTCCGTTCCTCTTTGTAAAGGTATCGGCTACAACTACACCCACATGCCGAACAAGTTTCACCACGACACGCAGGACGAAGCCGGGCTGGAGGTGCACCAGTTCTGGCCCCTTGTGGAGATAAAGTGCTCCCCGGACTTGCGCTTCTTCCTGTGCAGCATGTACACACCGATCTGTCTGGAGGATTACAAGAAGCCGCTGCCGCCGTGCAGGGGCGTGTGCGAGCGCGCCAAAGCCGGCTGCGCTCCTCTCATGAGGCAGTACGGCTTTCCCTGGCCGGACCGGATGAGGTGCGACTTGCTGCCGGAGCAAGGCAACCATGACTCGCTGTGCATGGACTACAGCAGCCAGACCACTACCGTGTCCCCAGCGCTGGCTAAGCCGACCAACCGCCCTCTGAAGCCTTACAACAAGAGGAAGGGCCCCTACGGTCGCACCTTCCCAGGTAAACACAAACCTGCAGGGTCCCCGTGTGAGGCGGCCTGCTCCTGTCGCGCGCCTATGGTGCCTGTGTCCAGCGAAGGACACCCGCTGCACAACCGCGTCCGAACGGGGCAGATCGTAAACTGTGCCGTGCCGTGCTACAACCCATATTTTACGCAAGAGGAGAGGACTTTTACATCATTCTGGATCGGCCTGTGGTCCATCCTGTGCTTCATCTCAACTTTCACAACTGTGGCCACGTTTCTGATCGACATGGAGAGGTTCAAGTACCCGGAGCGGCCTATCATCTTCTTGTCCGCCTGCTACATGTTCGTGTCCGTGGGCTATATTGTCAGACTAGTCGCTGGGCACGAGGAAGTGGCGTGCAACATGTGGAACGGCGCAGGATACATCCACTACGAAACAACGGGCCCTGCGCTATGCACCATCGTCTTCCTGCTCATCTATTTCTTCGGCATGGCCAGCTCCATCTGGTGGGTGATCCTGTCGCTCACCTGGTTCCTCGCTGCAGGAATGAAGTGGGGCAATGAAGCAATTGGCAGCTACTCGCAGCACTTCCACCTGGCGGCCTGGCTTATCCCCAGCATGAAGTCCATCGCAGTTCTGGCTCTGAGCTCGGTGGACGGGGACTCAGTGGCGGGGGTGTGCTATGTGGGGAACCAGAACCTAGACAGCCTACGGGGGTTTGTGTTGGCGCCGCTCGTTATCTACCTGGTCATCGGCACCATGTTTCTGCTGGCCGGGTTCGTCTCGCTCTTCCGCATCAGAAGCGTCATCAAGCAGGGGGGGACCAAGACCGACAAGCTGGAGCGGCTGATTATCCGGATCGGAGTTTTCACGGTTCTTTACACGGTCCCGGCCACTGTCATCGTGGCCTGTTACTTTTACGAGCAGCACAACAGGCAAGCGTGGGAAATTACGCACAACTGTACGTGCGCCACGGAGCCGAGCAAGCAGAGACCGAACTATGCCGTGTTCATGCTCAAGTACTTCATGTGTCTGCTGGTGGGGATCACGTCGGGGGCCTGGATCTGGTCCGGGAAGACGTTGGACACGTGGAGGACTTTCTGCAGGCGCTGCTGCTGGGGCAGCAAAGCCTCCGCGAGCTCCATGTACAGCGACGTTAGCACGGGGCTGACGTGGAGGTCCGGCACAGCCAGCTCCGTCTCCTGCCCCAAACAGATGTCACTGTCCCGGGTTTGA